Genomic DNA from Pelosinus sp. UFO1:
AATATCCTATTTTAGTGAAGATAGCTTTGTAACCAGGCTGTTAAAGGATGACGATGCGCTGTTCTCAGCTTTTTTAAGCAGAAAATATCATGCCCTTATTGACCAAGAGATTATCTCTACTATTGCGTCCATTATTAACGAAGGAAAACAACAGGGAATCTTTCGGGATGTGGATGAAAATGTAGTAGCATATGCCGGATTTAAGCTATTTCAGTCCTTTAGTTATATGCGAACCGGTCAATTTCTAAGTGACCCAGAGAAACAAGAGTATTATACGGATGTGTTGATTGATTTTATCGTTCATGCTCTGGTGAAGAAATAGCTGCTGTCCTTTAACTTGGTTGTTAGATCAATTTATTTTTCTTTTGTCCCTAATAAACTGTAATACCAAAATAGTTTATTAGGTATATATTATGATAGGGAGGAATCCATGTGAAGAAAGGTATTATTCGCATCGGCGTTATTTCGGGCTTACTTGTATCCTTAGTAGTATCCGGTTGTTCAAGGACAGCCACAACAAAGGAAGACGTACCTCTTGTGCGCTGGGAAAGTGTAAAAATTAATAGTTCTGCGCAAAATGCAAACTATCCTGGTGAAGTGCGTGGGCGTTATGAAACCCAGTTGGCTTTTCAAGTCAGTGGCAAAATAATAAAAAGGAATGTTGATCTTGGCAGTCGTGTCAATCCAGGAGATGTACTGATGGAAATCGATGCGAAGGATATTGCACAAACCGTCAATATTTCTTCAGCACAAGTTTCTTCCGCTGAGTCTCAATTGCAGTTAGCCGGGGCCAATTTGGAACGATATCGTACTTTATTTGAACAAGGAGCGATTAGTCGGGCTCAATTGGATCAATATCAAAGCACCTATGAAGTCGCCCAGGCAGCTGTGCGCCAGTCCTCCGCCCAATATACCCAAGGCACTAATCAACTTGGCTACAGCACATTAGTTGCCGACAGTGGCGGTATTATCTCCAGCATTAATGCGGAAACCGGACAGGTAGTAAGCGCTGGTCAGGCAGTAATTACCCTTGTAAAAGAGGGAGAACGAGAAATCGAAATTAATGTTCCTGAAAATCGTGTTGATGAAATTCGTAATGCGAAACAGATTCAGGTTACTTTTTGGGCATTACAGAATGTAGCAGCCCAAGGGCAAGTTAGAGAAATTTCCCCAATCGCTGATAAAGTATCTCGGACTTATAAAGTACGTATTAGCTTACTCAATCCGCCTCCTGGCATCAATTTAGGTATGACTGCCAATGTTAACATTGCTGGAAACGGTGGTCAACAAGGCACTTATATTCCTCTTTCTGCTGTTATTCAAACAGGGGGTACGCCTAATGTTTGGATCATTACCAATGAGACAGTAACATTACGCCCTATCAAAGTAGGGGTTTTTGGTGATAACAAGGTTCAAGTATTAGAAGGCCTTCAGGATGGGGATATCATTGTTACCGCAGGGGTGCAAAAACTACATGATGGACAGAAGGTGCGTATATGAGCCGCATGAATTTGACAGAATGGGCACTAAAACACAAACAATTAGTTTATTTTTTTGTTGTCCTGATTTTTATTATGGGAATCTTTTCTTATCAGCAGCTAGGAAGAATGGAAGATCCGGATTTTGTAATCCGCCAAATGATTGTATCCGTATCCTGGCCAGGAGCTAGTGCTCGTCAGGTGGAAGAACAGGTAACTGACAAAATTGAAAAGAAACTGCAAGATACACCCGGTATTGATTATTTAAAGAGTTATTCTCAGCCGGGAAAGGCCATTATCTATGTTACTTTAAAGGATACGGTAAATGAAAAAGACGTTCGCCCAACCTGGCTAGAAGTGCGTAATATGGTCAATGATATCAAAGGAACATTGCCCCAAGGCATCGTTGGTCCCTCTTTTAATGATCGATTTGACGATGTATTCGGCAATATTTATACCCTTACCTCTGAGGGATATAGCTATGAAGAAATGCGGGAAGAAGCGGAACATATACGCAGAACCTTGCTAGGGGTTAAAAATGTAAAGAAGGCAGACTTGATTGGCGTTCAAACGGAAAAAATTTATATTGAGATGGAAAATAGTAAATTAGCACAACTTGGAATCGACCCTAATCTGATTATCAATACGGTAAAAGCACAAAGTTCAATGGCAGCATCAGGCATGGTTGAAACTTCATCAGATAATGTGTATTTAAGAGTTACTGGCATATTTGAGAATATAGACAATCTTAAGAGTCTGCCCATTCGTGCGAATGATCGTACCTTTCGTCTAGAAGATGTAGCTAAGATACACCGCAGTTATTCTGAACCGATACAACCAAAAATGTATTATAATGGGCAGCCAGCAATCGGTATTGCCGTTTCTATGGATAAAGGCGGAAATGTTCTTACGCTGGGCACAGACTTAGAGAAAACCATAAACCAGATTAAGCAGGATTTACCCCTTGGTCTAGAAATCAATCAGGTCTCTAATCAACCTGAAGTGGTCAAAGAATCCATTGGGGAATTTATTAAATCACTGAAGGAAGCTATTATCATTGTATTGATTGTATGTTTCTTAAGCCTTGGTGTCCGGTCTGGGATTGTTGTTGCCCTATGTATCCCTTTGGTAATTGCCGGCATCTTTGTGTGCATGCAAATCTTTGGGATTGACCTGCACAAAGTTTCCTTAGGTGCTCTCATAATTGCTCTCGGCTTATTAGTCGATGATGCAATTATAGCCGTCGAGATGATGACGGTAAAATTAGAACAGGGCTGGGGAAGATTTGAGGCTGCTTGTTATGCATATACAGCTACCGCTTTTCCCATGTTGACAGGAACTTTGATTACTTGCGCAGGTTTTATCCCCATTGGTTTTTCCAAAGGATCTGCCTCAGAGTTCACGAGCAGTATTTTCACAGTAGTAACCATTGCTCTTTTAATCTCGTGGTTTGTCTCTGTTTTAGTAACTCCTTTGCTGGGGTATAGGCTGATCAATTTGAAACCAAAAGAAAAGGAAGTTCACGACCAATATGATTCTAAATTTTATCAACTTTTCCGTAAAATCCTTAACTGGTGCTTGCACCATCGCAAATTAGTACTCGGTATCACTGTAGCATGTTTTATTAGTTCTCTTTTCCTCTTAAAACTTGTAAAACAAGAGTTTTTCCCGCCATCCGTTCGTCCCGAGCTCATTGTTGAGATGACTCTACCAGAAGGATCGTCGTTAAAAGCAACAGAACAGGAAGCCCAAAAGTTTGCTGAAAAGCTTACCGATGATCCGAATATTGACAATTATAGTTACTATGTTGGCCAAGGAGCACCACGCTTCGTATTAACTTCTGATCCTAAGCTGGCTACAGCCAATTATGCCCAATTTGTTATCGTGGCAAAAAATCTAGAAGCACGTGAAGCGTTGAATAACAAAATCGATACCATCTTCACAGAAGATTTTCCCAATGTGCGTGGTCATGTAAAATTGATTCAGACGGGACCGCCTTCTCCTTATCCTGTCATGCTGCGAGTTACTGGGTATGATCATGAGAAGGTTCGTGCCATAGCCAAAGAAGTAAGTGATACCATGATAGCCAATCCCAATCTGAATAATGTTAATTTTGA
This window encodes:
- a CDS encoding efflux RND transporter periplasmic adaptor subunit, whose protein sequence is MKKGIIRIGVISGLLVSLVVSGCSRTATTKEDVPLVRWESVKINSSAQNANYPGEVRGRYETQLAFQVSGKIIKRNVDLGSRVNPGDVLMEIDAKDIAQTVNISSAQVSSAESQLQLAGANLERYRTLFEQGAISRAQLDQYQSTYEVAQAAVRQSSAQYTQGTNQLGYSTLVADSGGIISSINAETGQVVSAGQAVITLVKEGEREIEINVPENRVDEIRNAKQIQVTFWALQNVAAQGQVREISPIADKVSRTYKVRISLLNPPPGINLGMTANVNIAGNGGQQGTYIPLSAVIQTGGTPNVWIITNETVTLRPIKVGVFGDNKVQVLEGLQDGDIIVTAGVQKLHDGQKVRI
- a CDS encoding TetR/AcrR family transcriptional regulator, coding for MDDIKNNILDKAKERLDRFGFKKTTMDEISKDCRISKKTIYEHFKDKEDMFTCLLTRECHKTIEMMLSQVAEIADPLERLIQLVRIAISYFSEDSFVTRLLKDDDALFSAFLSRKYHALIDQEIISTIASIINEGKQQGIFRDVDENVVAYAGFKLFQSFSYMRTGQFLSDPEKQEYYTDVLIDFIVHALVKK
- a CDS encoding efflux RND transporter permease subunit — encoded protein: MSRMNLTEWALKHKQLVYFFVVLIFIMGIFSYQQLGRMEDPDFVIRQMIVSVSWPGASARQVEEQVTDKIEKKLQDTPGIDYLKSYSQPGKAIIYVTLKDTVNEKDVRPTWLEVRNMVNDIKGTLPQGIVGPSFNDRFDDVFGNIYTLTSEGYSYEEMREEAEHIRRTLLGVKNVKKADLIGVQTEKIYIEMENSKLAQLGIDPNLIINTVKAQSSMAASGMVETSSDNVYLRVTGIFENIDNLKSLPIRANDRTFRLEDVAKIHRSYSEPIQPKMYYNGQPAIGIAVSMDKGGNVLTLGTDLEKTINQIKQDLPLGLEINQVSNQPEVVKESIGEFIKSLKEAIIIVLIVCFLSLGVRSGIVVALCIPLVIAGIFVCMQIFGIDLHKVSLGALIIALGLLVDDAIIAVEMMTVKLEQGWGRFEAACYAYTATAFPMLTGTLITCAGFIPIGFSKGSASEFTSSIFTVVTIALLISWFVSVLVTPLLGYRLINLKPKEKEVHDQYDSKFYQLFRKILNWCLHHRKLVLGITVACFISSLFLLKLVKQEFFPPSVRPELIVEMTLPEGSSLKATEQEAQKFAEKLTDDPNIDNYSYYVGQGAPRFVLTSDPKLATANYAQFVIVAKNLEAREALNNKIDTIFTEDFPNVRGHVKLIQTGPPSPYPVMLRVTGYDHEKVRAIAKEVSDTMIANPNLNNVNFDWNEKSKVMHLSVDQDKARMLGIDSQSLATDLQTQLSGASIAEFYEQDRTVGIVFRMDDQNRKDLSTIKDLPIHIGSGKYVPLDQIAKISYDAEEGLIWRRDLKPTITVQADVRPGITGNDATKKVYADLAALRQSLPPGYSIDIGGSLERSQQSMEFLLKPVPIMIVIIITLLMIQLQRIPLMILAVLTAPLGIIGVSISMLLTMRPMGFVAELGILALSGMIIRNSVILIDQIEQHIKAGETPWDAIIDSAVLRFRPIMLTAAAAILGMVPLIPSTFWGPMAVAIAGGLLGATILTLLVLPTMYAAWFKVKPNGDE